The following are encoded in a window of Amphibacillus xylanus NBRC 15112 genomic DNA:
- a CDS encoding inositol monophosphatase family protein — MVYFEKDSVYQSAREWVLAAGEIIRSTIDDPREVDTKKNANDLVTEMDRKVEAYFAEKIRTTYPDHLILSEEGFGDQVDDLKGTVWIIDPIDGTMNFVHQKRTFAISLAIFHQGIGEIGFIYDVMADIIYEVKKGEGAYKNGQKLAPLTDKKNLSESILMLNHLWCTPNDQVNHLKLGELVRTVRGARSYGSAALEFAYLSEGIVDAYISFHLQPWDYAAGVILYEEVGGQIVQATGEPLTYLKQEPTVAGHPNIVNQIIEDYIELK; from the coding sequence TTGGTATATTTTGAAAAAGATTCTGTTTATCAATCTGCACGCGAATGGGTATTAGCGGCAGGGGAAATCATACGTTCAACGATTGACGATCCAAGAGAGGTTGATACAAAGAAGAATGCAAATGACCTCGTTACAGAGATGGATCGTAAAGTTGAAGCATATTTTGCAGAAAAAATAAGAACCACGTATCCGGATCACTTGATTTTATCAGAGGAAGGTTTTGGCGATCAGGTTGATGATTTAAAGGGTACGGTCTGGATAATTGATCCGATTGACGGTACGATGAATTTCGTCCATCAAAAGCGAACATTCGCAATTTCTTTAGCGATATTTCACCAAGGAATTGGAGAAATAGGCTTTATTTATGATGTAATGGCAGATATCATCTATGAAGTAAAGAAAGGCGAAGGAGCATATAAAAACGGTCAAAAACTAGCTCCACTGACAGATAAGAAAAATTTATCTGAATCAATATTAATGCTGAATCATTTATGGTGTACACCTAATGATCAGGTTAATCATCTGAAGCTAGGTGAGTTAGTAAGAACAGTAAGAGGAGCAAGGTCTTACGGATCTGCTGCATTAGAATTTGCTTATTTATCTGAAGGAATTGTTGATGCCTATATTTCATTTCATCTGCAACCTTGGGATTATGCGGCAGGCGTTATTCTTTACGAAGAGGTTGGCGGACAAATCGTTCAAGCTACTGGTGAACCGTTAACTTATCTAAAGCAAGAGCCGACAGTTGCTGGACATCCTAATATCGTTAATCAGATAATTGAAGATTATATTGAGTTAAAATAG
- the coaD gene encoding pantetheine-phosphate adenylyltransferase, with product MSSRLAICPGSFDPITYGHLDIIERSAKVFDHVIVAVFHNESKSPLFSIEERMDLISEATKHLHNVSVDSHGGLLMDYAKKKKANALVRGLRAISDFEYELQITSMNRKLYEEIETFYIMANNKYSFLSSSVVKEVAKFNANVSDLVPEAVEKALKEKFNLN from the coding sequence ATGAGTAGTCGATTAGCAATATGCCCAGGAAGTTTTGATCCGATTACATACGGACACTTAGATATTATTGAAAGATCAGCGAAAGTATTTGATCATGTGATTGTTGCAGTATTTCATAATGAATCTAAATCTCCGCTATTTTCAATCGAAGAACGTATGGATTTAATTAGTGAAGCCACTAAACATTTGCACAATGTATCTGTTGATAGTCACGGTGGATTATTGATGGATTATGCAAAAAAGAAAAAAGCCAATGCCTTAGTTAGAGGTTTACGTGCCATTAGTGACTTTGAGTATGAATTGCAAATTACATCAATGAACCGAAAACTATATGAAGAAATAGAAACATTTTATATTATGGCAAATAATAAGTATTCATTCCTAAGCTCTAGTGTTGTAAAGGAAGTTGCTAAGTTTAATGCTAATGTGTCTGATTTAGTCCCAGAAGCAGTTGAGAAGGCATTAAAAGAGAAGTTTAATTTAAATTAA
- a CDS encoding YlaI family protein: MDVKCPLCDKVNYIDNNSILAKHMLNRRKHLYLCPTCDERIAIKTRARHATGKFRLYQEKKEVDPYIQ, from the coding sequence ATGGATGTAAAATGTCCACTTTGTGATAAAGTAAATTATATTGACAATAATTCAATTTTAGCCAAGCATATGCTTAACCGACGTAAACATCTCTATTTATGTCCGACTTGTGATGAGCGTATCGCGATTAAAACAAGAGCAAGACATGCTACTGGTAAGTTTCGTTTATATCAAGAAAAAAAAGAAGTCGATCCATACATTCAGTAA
- the rsmD gene encoding 16S rRNA (guanine(966)-N(2))-methyltransferase RsmD, with the protein MRVISGKLKGRSIETINDHSTRPTSDKVKESLFNIIGPYFSSGKVLDLFAGSGGLGIEAISRGADHAIFVDQQRRVVQVIKKNLASLNITEQAEVYQNDAFRALKALGKRKVKFNYIFIDPPYNKNVYQLLMEEIVKQNIISNDTIIVCEHDQKLNLADQIALFKKTRTEKYGSSIAISFYKRKDEENE; encoded by the coding sequence ATGCGTGTCATATCTGGAAAATTGAAAGGGCGATCAATTGAAACGATCAACGACCATTCAACAAGACCAACATCTGATAAAGTAAAAGAGTCTTTATTTAATATTATCGGACCATATTTTAGTTCGGGGAAAGTTTTAGATCTTTTTGCAGGTAGTGGTGGATTGGGAATTGAAGCAATAAGTCGAGGGGCCGATCATGCCATCTTTGTCGATCAACAAAGGCGAGTAGTTCAGGTTATTAAAAAGAACTTAGCATCATTAAATATCACTGAACAAGCAGAGGTATACCAAAATGATGCATTTAGAGCGCTTAAAGCACTTGGGAAAAGGAAGGTTAAATTTAATTATATCTTTATTGATCCCCCTTATAATAAAAACGTTTATCAGCTTTTAATGGAAGAGATTGTTAAGCAAAATATTATCTCAAATGATACAATCATCGTTTGTGAGCATGATCAAAAATTAAACCTAGCTGATCAGATCGCCCTATTTAAGAAAACAAGAACTGAAAAATATGGTAGCTCTATTGCCATATCATTTTACAAGAGAAAGGACGAAGAAAATGAGTAG
- a CDS encoding UPF0223 family protein, producing MNYHYPIDPNWTTEETIAVVEFLALIEQAYNGSVSRQALLDRYRKFKEIVPSKSEEKTIGNAFEKASGYSLYRTIQKARNEEKNKISIK from the coding sequence GTGAATTATCATTATCCAATCGATCCTAATTGGACTACTGAAGAGACGATTGCTGTAGTAGAATTTTTAGCATTAATAGAGCAAGCGTATAACGGCTCTGTTTCAAGGCAAGCATTATTAGATCGATATCGGAAATTCAAAGAAATTGTACCAAGTAAAAGTGAGGAAAAAACAATTGGTAACGCATTTGAAAAAGCCTCAGGCTATTCACTTTACCGTACAATTCAAAAGGCAAGAAATGAAGAAAAAAACAAAATAAGTATAAAATAG
- the lpdA gene encoding dihydrolipoyl dehydrogenase, with amino-acid sequence MVVGDFAIELDTLVVGAGPGGYVAAIRAAQTGQKVTIVDKGALGGVCLNVGCIPSKALIEAGTRYSQAKNSEEMGIITKEVSVDFEKVQEWKAGIVNKLTSGVESLLKGNKVDIVKGEAYFVDRNTVRIMDDKSSQTYTFKNCIIATGSTPIEIPSFKFSDRILDSTGALALKEIPKKLVVIGGGYIGTELGAAYSDFGTEVTILEGASEILSGFEKDMTAVLKRNLKKKNVQIITNAMAKSSEETDTGVKVTYEAKGKEETIEADYVLVTVGRYPNTREIGLEEVGIELDERGLVKIDKQCRTNIDNIYAIGDIVAGPPLAHKASYEGKIAAEAIAGEKSEIDYNGIPAVMFAAPEIASVGYTEAEAKEAGFDVKASKFPFAANGRALSLGNTDGFVRLVTRKEDGLILGGQVVGANASDIISEIGLAVETGMTAEDLALTIHAHPTLGEVTMEAAEVATGRPIHIM; translated from the coding sequence ATGGTCGTAGGAGATTTTGCAATTGAATTAGATACATTAGTAGTTGGTGCGGGACCTGGTGGCTATGTAGCTGCCATCCGCGCTGCTCAAACAGGACAAAAAGTAACAATAGTAGATAAAGGAGCACTTGGTGGTGTGTGCTTAAACGTTGGCTGTATTCCGTCAAAAGCTTTGATTGAAGCTGGTACACGTTATAGCCAAGCGAAGAACTCTGAAGAAATGGGTATTATCACTAAAGAAGTATCAGTTGACTTTGAGAAAGTTCAAGAGTGGAAAGCTGGTATTGTTAACAAGTTAACTTCAGGTGTTGAAAGCTTATTAAAAGGTAATAAAGTTGATATTGTTAAAGGTGAAGCATATTTTGTAGATCGTAATACTGTTCGTATTATGGATGATAAATCTTCACAAACATACACATTCAAAAACTGTATAATCGCAACAGGATCTACACCAATTGAAATACCATCATTTAAATTCTCTGATCGAATCTTAGACTCAACAGGTGCTTTAGCACTTAAAGAGATTCCTAAGAAATTGGTTGTTATCGGTGGAGGATATATTGGTACTGAACTAGGTGCAGCCTATTCTGACTTCGGTACAGAAGTAACGATTTTAGAAGGTGCAAGTGAAATCTTAAGTGGTTTTGAAAAAGATATGACTGCAGTTTTAAAACGTAACTTGAAGAAGAAAAATGTTCAAATCATTACTAATGCTATGGCTAAGAGCTCTGAAGAAACAGATACAGGAGTTAAAGTCACATATGAAGCTAAAGGTAAGGAAGAGACAATTGAAGCTGATTATGTTCTTGTAACTGTAGGCCGTTATCCAAATACGAGAGAAATTGGTCTGGAAGAAGTAGGTATTGAATTAGATGAACGTGGTCTAGTGAAGATTGATAAGCAATGCCGTACAAATATTGATAACATCTATGCGATCGGTGATATTGTTGCTGGTCCACCACTAGCTCATAAGGCATCTTATGAAGGGAAAATTGCTGCAGAAGCAATCGCTGGAGAAAAATCTGAAATTGATTACAATGGTATTCCAGCAGTTATGTTTGCTGCTCCTGAAATTGCTTCAGTTGGTTATACAGAAGCAGAAGCTAAAGAAGCAGGATTTGATGTTAAAGCATCTAAATTCCCATTTGCAGCTAATGGTCGTGCATTATCATTAGGTAATACTGATGGATTTGTCCGTCTAGTTACACGTAAAGAAGATGGACTGATCTTAGGTGGTCAAGTGGTAGGTGCGAACGCAAGTGATATTATTTCAGAAATTGGCTTAGCAGTTGAAACAGGTATGACAGCTGAGGACTTAGCATTAACAATCCATGCTCACCCAACTTTAGGTGAAGTGACAATGGAAGCAGCTGAAGTTGCAACTGGACGTCCAATTCATATTATGTAA
- a CDS encoding polysaccharide deacetylase family protein produces the protein MKYGKMMFIVSLLFILFLVGCNEKQTIKDDEVIDEPEVEVETDESDNEDSTDDLDESEVDDVTQDDSLENLDDDDSEVEVMYQINQANWAVEPITDEADSNVVLLTIDDAPDKYALEMAKTLKELEVPAIFFVNGHFIQTEEKHEILKEIYQMGFSIGNHTYTHPNLGQISEEEQKQEIIELNDLIEEIIGERPKFFRAPFGVNTDNTKQVVEQEGMVLMNWTYGYDWESAYMEADALADIMVNTEYLRDGANLLMHDREWTSGALADIVTGLRDKGYDFVDPNQIQRPSK, from the coding sequence ATGAAATATGGCAAAATGATGTTCATCGTTAGTCTTTTATTCATCCTATTTTTAGTCGGATGTAATGAAAAACAAACGATAAAGGATGATGAAGTAATTGATGAACCTGAAGTTGAAGTAGAAACAGATGAATCAGACAACGAAGATTCAACTGATGACTTGGATGAATCAGAAGTTGATGATGTTACTCAAGATGATTCATTAGAAAATCTTGATGATGATGATTCTGAAGTTGAAGTGATGTATCAAATTAATCAAGCAAATTGGGCTGTGGAGCCAATAACTGATGAAGCAGATAGTAATGTTGTCTTGCTTACTATTGATGATGCGCCTGACAAGTATGCATTAGAAATGGCTAAAACTTTGAAGGAATTAGAAGTTCCAGCAATCTTCTTTGTCAATGGTCACTTTATTCAAACAGAGGAAAAGCATGAAATTCTAAAAGAAATTTATCAAATGGGCTTTAGTATTGGTAACCATACATATACACATCCTAATCTTGGTCAAATCTCAGAAGAAGAGCAAAAACAAGAAATTATTGAACTGAATGATCTTATTGAAGAAATCATTGGTGAACGTCCGAAATTTTTCAGAGCACCATTTGGTGTGAATACTGACAATACGAAACAGGTTGTTGAACAAGAAGGTATGGTATTAATGAACTGGACCTATGGTTATGATTGGGAATCTGCATACATGGAAGCAGATGCATTAGCAGATATTATGGTTAATACTGAGTATTTGCGTGACGGTGCTAACCTTTTAATGCACGATCGTGAATGGACAAGCGGTGCATTAGCTGATATCGTAACTGGTTTAAGAGACAAGGGTTATGACTTTGTCGATCCTAACCAAATTCAACGACCTTCAAAATAG
- the ylbJ gene encoding sporulation integral membrane protein YlbJ, whose product MRAKIKSILFASGTLLFAVCLLIMPTETVEASKRGIDIWASSVFPSLLPFFVTGELLISFGVVHFIGVLLEPVMRPLFNVPGIGGFVWAIGLSSGYPAGANFTARMRQEGYISRIEAERLVAFTNASNPIFIIAVVAVSFLNEPRLGLLLATVHYGSNLCVGIIMRFYQQNDERVRYVDNSRNIFKKAFNTLHDTRLKQHKPFGKLLGDAVVKSIESALMIGGFILIFSVVSTILIETNLLVWVSELAKGIFTLIRLPDILALPFSVGIVEITLGIKQISQFINHPLIVKTLLISILLAFNGLSVHAQVASILADTDIRYKAYLFGRFIQIGFATILVILIFPLINLTSDLPIGEAVPVLNIISNHFWQFVVHVLANYGALITILGLWTYLIIKIYRQLTVKRESQ is encoded by the coding sequence ATGAGGGCAAAAATTAAATCGATTCTATTTGCATCAGGAACATTATTATTTGCAGTTTGTCTTCTGATCATGCCTACTGAAACCGTTGAAGCAAGTAAACGTGGTATAGATATATGGGCAAGCTCTGTCTTCCCTTCACTACTCCCTTTCTTCGTTACTGGAGAACTATTAATTAGTTTTGGTGTCGTTCATTTTATCGGTGTACTACTTGAACCGGTCATGCGACCACTATTTAACGTTCCTGGGATTGGTGGTTTCGTATGGGCAATCGGATTATCGAGTGGGTATCCTGCTGGAGCTAATTTCACTGCTCGAATGAGGCAAGAAGGTTATATTAGTAGAATAGAAGCTGAGCGACTTGTCGCATTTACTAATGCGTCTAATCCGATTTTTATAATCGCGGTAGTCGCTGTCAGTTTTTTAAACGAACCTAGATTAGGACTTTTACTTGCGACTGTGCACTATGGTAGTAACTTATGTGTTGGTATTATCATGCGATTTTATCAACAAAATGATGAACGTGTTAGATATGTAGATAATAGTAGAAATATTTTCAAAAAAGCTTTTAACACTTTACACGATACAAGATTAAAGCAACACAAGCCATTTGGAAAATTACTCGGAGATGCTGTGGTCAAATCGATTGAATCGGCATTAATGATAGGTGGATTTATTCTTATTTTTTCAGTCGTATCAACAATTTTAATTGAAACGAATCTTTTAGTTTGGGTCAGTGAGCTTGCTAAGGGAATTTTTACATTAATCAGGCTTCCAGACATACTTGCTTTACCATTTTCAGTTGGTATTGTTGAAATCACATTAGGTATTAAGCAAATTTCCCAATTTATTAATCATCCTCTCATCGTTAAAACACTGCTTATTAGCATTTTACTAGCATTCAATGGGTTAAGTGTTCATGCACAAGTAGCAAGTATTTTAGCGGATACGGATATTCGATATAAAGCGTACCTTTTTGGTCGATTTATTCAAATTGGATTTGCGACAATTTTAGTCATATTAATTTTCCCATTAATTAATTTAACAAGCGACCTACCGATTGGTGAAGCAGTTCCAGTACTAAATATAATCTCCAACCATTTTTGGCAATTTGTCGTTCATGTATTAGCTAATTACGGTGCGTTAATAACAATATTGGGCTTATGGACTTACTTAATCATCAAAATATATCGTCAATTAACGGTAAAAAGAGAGAGTCAATAA
- the ylbD gene encoding YlbD family protein → MSKLELHPDVKAFKEFAEKHPKLIRSVRSGEHDLKYYFKHYQKYGEADSFWDQFRDEAKESESKASQDKKKKWSDQLKNLLDKIELDNIDQHLKQADSAITELKKLITHFSEIKASAAQNQVQTPHIPQPPQFPPGGMNRRFF, encoded by the coding sequence TTGTCTAAATTAGAACTACACCCAGATGTTAAAGCATTTAAAGAATTCGCTGAAAAACACCCGAAATTGATTCGATCTGTACGATCTGGCGAGCATGATCTTAAATACTACTTTAAACATTATCAAAAATATGGAGAAGCCGATTCGTTTTGGGATCAATTTCGTGATGAAGCAAAAGAATCCGAGAGTAAAGCTAGCCAAGATAAAAAGAAAAAGTGGTCAGATCAACTAAAAAACTTACTAGATAAGATAGAACTTGATAATATCGATCAACACCTAAAACAAGCAGACTCTGCAATTACTGAACTCAAAAAGCTCATTACTCATTTTTCTGAAATTAAAGCAAGTGCTGCTCAAAATCAAGTACAAACACCACATATTCCACAGCCTCCACAGTTTCCACCTGGAGGGATGAACCGGCGCTTTTTTTGA
- the ytvI gene encoding sporulation integral membrane protein YtvI, with the protein MQVANFFNKKIWTLIILTIVGLFLFFFILPISVPLVVAFVTALSLNPLVRLSQKFLRIGRKLSVTIVFTIFMLLIILVGYYSITSLVRQLVSLAENTPTYIIQINNILVDWGNSLERFMADLPSEFVNEVNAGIRTSADALTDSLRNTFRVDRVASFVATIPTYIVSFIVYLIGLFLFMLDLPLIIANFYKMFSQASAEKIQYVSNRLKSVLFGFLKGQFLVSLIIFAVSLIGLFIIVPEYALIMSLVIWIIDLIPIIGSIVILAPWSIYMFLTGSTLVGIQLAVLALILLAIRRTVEPKVMGVQMGLSPLTTLISMYIGLKLFGLFGFIIGPVVSIVFTSAKELGIIKFNFKI; encoded by the coding sequence ATGCAAGTGGCTAATTTTTTTAATAAAAAAATATGGACATTAATTATCTTAACGATAGTTGGTTTGTTCTTATTTTTCTTTATCTTACCTATATCCGTTCCTTTAGTAGTAGCATTTGTTACTGCATTATCTTTGAACCCACTGGTACGTTTAAGTCAAAAGTTTTTAAGAATTGGACGGAAATTAAGTGTAACAATAGTTTTTACAATTTTTATGCTATTAATTATCTTAGTTGGTTATTATTCGATTACAAGCTTAGTGAGACAGCTCGTATCATTAGCTGAAAATACACCAACATACATCATTCAGATTAATAACATTTTAGTCGATTGGGGTAATTCACTTGAACGGTTCATGGCTGATTTACCAAGTGAATTTGTTAATGAGGTTAATGCAGGGATCCGCACTAGTGCAGATGCATTGACTGACTCGCTTCGAAATACGTTTCGTGTAGACCGAGTCGCTAGTTTTGTTGCAACGATTCCGACTTATATTGTTAGTTTTATCGTTTATTTAATTGGATTATTTTTATTCATGTTAGATTTACCGTTAATTATTGCTAACTTTTATAAAATGTTCAGTCAAGCAAGTGCTGAAAAGATTCAATATGTAAGTAATCGATTAAAGAGTGTATTATTCGGATTCCTTAAAGGACAGTTTTTGGTTAGTTTAATAATCTTTGCTGTCAGTTTGATTGGTTTATTTATTATTGTTCCTGAGTATGCTTTGATTATGTCATTAGTGATCTGGATTATTGATTTAATACCAATTATTGGTTCAATCGTTATTTTAGCTCCATGGTCAATTTATATGTTTTTAACTGGATCGACTCTTGTTGGGATTCAATTAGCTGTATTGGCATTAATTTTACTTGCTATCCGTCGAACAGTTGAGCCTAAGGTAATGGGCGTTCAAATGGGATTATCACCGTTAACGACATTAATATCGATGTATATTGGTTTGAAATTATTTGGCTTATTTGGCTTTATAATTGGACCAGTTGTATCTATTGTCTTTACATCTGCAAAAGAGCTCGGCATTATTAAATTTAACTTTAAAATTTAA
- a CDS encoding CBS domain-containing protein — MVNVKDIMSSDLVVCTPNDTIRDVALLMAKEDVGALPVCEGDHDLIGIVTDRDLVIRGYAQGMTPEDQVEQCMTEDLITCHEDTSLSEVGELMSENQIRRVPVVSNNRLIGMVSLGDLVTEEYSDHIAAEALQDISEHDHFH; from the coding sequence GTGGTAAACGTAAAAGATATTATGTCTTCTGATTTAGTAGTTTGCACACCTAATGATACGATTCGAGATGTAGCGCTATTGATGGCGAAAGAAGATGTCGGAGCTTTACCTGTATGTGAGGGTGATCATGATTTAATAGGCATTGTTACTGATCGTGATTTAGTCATTCGTGGTTATGCGCAAGGCATGACGCCAGAAGACCAAGTAGAACAATGCATGACAGAAGATTTGATTACTTGTCATGAAGACACATCGTTAAGTGAAGTTGGTGAATTAATGAGTGAGAATCAAATTCGCCGTGTTCCTGTTGTGAGTAATAATCGTTTAATCGGCATGGTTTCATTAGGAGATCTTGTAACAGAGGAATATTCCGACCATATAGCAGCAGAGGCATTACAAGATATATCAGAACATGATCATTTTCATTAA
- a CDS encoding YlbG family protein translates to MIRTKRQGLIVWFKQMKNVKQLKRHGHLISVSRKLRYAVIYVDQDQLEDRVQKLERLPFVTKVDRSYKPFIKQEFDKTKIDEAKEYDYKMGI, encoded by the coding sequence ATGATAAGAACAAAACGTCAAGGTTTAATCGTCTGGTTTAAGCAGATGAAAAACGTGAAACAATTAAAACGACATGGTCACCTTATATCTGTATCTCGTAAATTAAGATACGCAGTTATTTATGTAGATCAAGATCAATTAGAAGATCGGGTTCAAAAGTTAGAGAGATTACCTTTCGTTACGAAAGTTGATCGTTCATACAAACCTTTCATTAAGCAAGAATTTGATAAAACAAAAATTGATGAAGCAAAAGAGTACGACTATAAAATGGGAATTTAA
- a CDS encoding YlaN family protein, which translates to MQKAVVNNANKAYALLKADADKILKLIQVQMDNLTMPQCPLYEEVLDTHMFGLSREIDFAIRMDLIKEHEGKALLDNLEKQLNKIHESHNKNNNNILY; encoded by the coding sequence ATGCAAAAAGCAGTTGTTAATAATGCAAATAAAGCTTATGCCCTTCTTAAGGCTGATGCAGATAAAATATTAAAGCTTATTCAGGTTCAAATGGATAATTTAACAATGCCTCAATGCCCTTTATACGAAGAGGTTTTAGATACTCACATGTTTGGATTGTCTAGAGAAATCGACTTTGCCATCCGAATGGATCTTATTAAAGAGCATGAGGGCAAGGCGTTACTGGATAATTTAGAAAAACAGCTTAACAAAATTCATGAAAGCCATAATAAAAATAATAACAATATCTTATATTAA
- a CDS encoding dihydrolipoamide acetyltransferase family protein, whose translation MAFEFKLPDIGEGIHEGEIVKWFVKEGEVINEDDVLCEIQNDKAVVEIPSPVEGPVLKIHFEEGEVATVGQTIITIDAEGYEDEGGSDTEEPEVEKSQEAEATPAKAEESKAQEKTTEVEDPTKRVIAMPSVRKFARDNDVDIRQVKGTGKNGRVLKADIEAFINGDQPVAETAQAETVAEATSAPKQVVPTGALPETREKMSTVRKAIAKAMVNSKHKAPHVVLHDEVDVTELVAHRTKFKTIAQEQDVKLTYLPYVVKALVSALKKYPILNSYIDDETDEIVTKHYYNIGIAADTERGLLVPVVKDADRKSLFDISRDISELAQKAHDFKLSPEEMSGASSTISNIGSAGGQWFTPIINYPEAAILGIGRIAEKPIVRNGEIVAAPVLAISLSFDHRIVDGATAQHALNQIKRLLNDPQLIMMEA comes from the coding sequence ATGGCATTTGAATTTAAATTGCCCGACATTGGCGAAGGTATCCATGAAGGTGAAATCGTCAAGTGGTTTGTTAAAGAAGGCGAAGTAATCAATGAAGACGACGTATTATGTGAGATTCAAAACGATAAAGCAGTTGTAGAAATCCCATCTCCAGTAGAAGGTCCGGTATTGAAGATTCACTTTGAAGAGGGAGAAGTTGCAACTGTAGGTCAAACAATTATCACTATTGATGCAGAAGGTTATGAAGACGAAGGTGGTAGCGATACAGAAGAGCCGGAAGTAGAGAAATCTCAAGAAGCTGAAGCTACACCTGCAAAAGCCGAAGAAAGTAAAGCACAAGAAAAAACGACAGAAGTAGAAGATCCTACAAAACGTGTAATTGCAATGCCATCTGTACGCAAATTTGCTCGTGATAATGATGTAGATATTAGACAGGTAAAAGGTACAGGTAAGAATGGCCGTGTATTAAAAGCGGACATTGAAGCATTTATTAATGGAGACCAACCTGTAGCTGAAACAGCTCAAGCAGAAACAGTTGCTGAAGCAACTTCAGCACCAAAACAAGTTGTACCTACTGGTGCTTTACCAGAAACTAGAGAGAAGATGTCAACTGTTCGTAAAGCAATTGCTAAAGCAATGGTTAACTCTAAACATAAAGCACCTCACGTTGTACTACATGATGAGGTTGATGTAACTGAATTAGTTGCTCACCGTACTAAGTTTAAGACAATTGCACAGGAACAAGATGTGAAGTTAACATACTTACCTTATGTTGTTAAAGCACTTGTTTCAGCATTGAAGAAATATCCAATCTTAAACTCATATATTGATGATGAAACTGACGAAATCGTTACAAAGCATTACTATAATATTGGTATTGCTGCTGATACAGAGAGAGGTCTACTTGTTCCAGTTGTTAAGGATGCAGATCGTAAGTCGCTATTTGACATCTCAAGAGATATTAGCGAATTAGCTCAAAAAGCACATGACTTTAAGCTATCACCTGAGGAAATGTCAGGAGCTTCAAGTACAATTTCTAACATCGGATCAGCTGGTGGACAATGGTTTACACCGATCATCAATTATCCTGAAGCAGCTATTTTAGGAATTGGTCGAATTGCTGAAAAACCAATCGTTAGAAATGGTGAAATCGTGGCTGCGCCAGTATTAGCTATTTCACTTAGCTTTGATCATCGTATCGTTGATGGAGCGACTGCACAGCATGCTTTAAATCAAATTAAACGATTATTGAATGATCCACAATTAATTATGATGGAGGCGTAA
- a CDS encoding YlbF family regulator, giving the protein MLATVEIIELLDLTDELSDMINQSEQMINYIEKKKQLKEDEAAQKLIKAFEEKKQQYEEVQRFGRYHPDYRQITKETRLLKRDVDMLDAVAKFKIAERELQMLLDDISEKIAHSVSKQIMVPRDGALFTDVGCGHGGSCGCNAS; this is encoded by the coding sequence ATGTTGGCAACTGTAGAAATAATTGAGTTACTAGATTTAACAGATGAATTATCAGATATGATTAACCAATCAGAACAAATGATAAATTATATAGAGAAGAAAAAACAGCTTAAAGAGGATGAAGCGGCACAAAAGCTAATCAAAGCCTTTGAAGAGAAAAAACAGCAATATGAAGAAGTTCAAAGATTTGGTCGATACCACCCAGATTATCGTCAGATTACAAAGGAAACGAGATTACTAAAGCGAGACGTTGATATGCTTGATGCTGTTGCTAAATTTAAGATTGCAGAACGAGAACTACAAATGCTCTTAGACGATATTAGTGAAAAAATAGCTCATAGTGTGAGTAAGCAAATTATGGTCCCACGTGATGGCGCATTATTTACAGATGTAGGTTGTGGTCACGGTGGTAGCTGTGGATGTAATGCTTCATAA